Proteins encoded by one window of Paraburkholderia terrae:
- a CDS encoding carbon-phosphorus lyase complex subunit PhnI, translating into MYVAVKGGERAIEASWRLLDKARRGDTQFAELSVAQIRTQLRLAVARVMTEGSVYDEELAALAIKQAAGDLVEAIFLLRAYRTTLPRFGYTQPVDTEDMRIERRISATFKDVPGGQMLGATYDYTQRLLDFTLLAEGDDDSALHTKRIESAAQEAMPRVVSLLDKEGLIEQERVSEAAPEPGDLSREPLSFPASRATRLQNLARGDEGFLLAMGYATQRGYAHSHPFAGEIRFGTVAVEMELDELGEAVEIGEIDVTECQMINQFAGSNEVPPTFTQGYGLAFGHSERKAMAMALVDRALRAEELGETIGSPTQDVEFMLSHSDNVEASGFVQHLKLPHYVDFQSELELVRRLRAKHAARDEDNDQQEQAA; encoded by the coding sequence ATGTACGTTGCCGTCAAAGGTGGAGAGCGCGCGATCGAAGCATCGTGGCGCCTGCTCGACAAAGCGCGCCGCGGCGACACGCAGTTCGCCGAATTGAGCGTCGCGCAGATTCGCACGCAATTGCGGCTCGCCGTCGCGCGCGTGATGACGGAAGGCTCCGTCTACGACGAAGAGCTCGCAGCGCTGGCGATCAAGCAGGCCGCGGGCGATCTCGTTGAGGCGATTTTCCTGTTGCGCGCGTATCGCACGACGCTGCCGCGTTTCGGCTACACGCAGCCCGTCGATACGGAAGACATGCGGATCGAACGGCGCATCTCCGCGACTTTCAAGGATGTGCCCGGCGGCCAGATGCTCGGCGCGACGTACGACTACACGCAACGTCTGCTCGATTTCACGCTGCTGGCAGAAGGCGATGACGACAGCGCGCTGCACACGAAGCGCATCGAAAGCGCCGCGCAGGAAGCGATGCCGCGCGTCGTCTCGCTACTCGACAAGGAAGGTTTGATCGAACAGGAACGCGTGTCCGAAGCCGCGCCCGAGCCAGGCGATCTGTCGCGCGAGCCGCTGTCGTTTCCGGCCAGCCGCGCAACGCGCCTGCAAAACCTCGCGCGCGGCGACGAAGGCTTCCTGCTCGCGATGGGTTACGCGACGCAACGCGGCTACGCGCATTCGCATCCGTTTGCGGGCGAAATCCGCTTTGGCACCGTCGCGGTCGAAATGGAACTCGACGAACTGGGCGAAGCCGTCGAGATCGGCGAAATCGACGTGACCGAATGTCAGATGATCAACCAATTCGCGGGCAGCAACGAAGTGCCGCCGACCTTCACGCAAGGCTACGGTCTCGCGTTCGGCCATTCGGAGCGCAAGGCGATGGCGATGGCACTCGTCGACCGTGCGTTGCGTGCCGAAGAACTCGGCGAAACGATTGGCTCGCCGACACAGGACGTCGAATTCATGCTGTCGCATAGCGACAACGTCGAAGCGTCGGGCTTCGTGCAGCATCTGAAGCTGCCGCATTACGTCGACTTCCAGTCCGAACTCGAACTCGTGCGACGTCTGCGCGCGAAACACGCCGCACGCGACGAAGACAACGATCAACAGGAGCAAGCGGCATGA
- a CDS encoding alpha-D-ribose 1-methylphosphonate 5-phosphate C-P-lyase PhnJ, with amino-acid sequence MNAPDTTMQTAAHDSAAEGYNFAYLDEQTKRMIRRALLKAVAVPGYQVPFASREMPLPYGWGTGGIQVTASIIGRDDTLKVIDQGSDETTNAVNIRRFFARTTGVNTTRKTSEATIVQTRHRIPETPLTEKQILVYQVPMPEPLHRLEPRTAECKKLHALADYGLISVKLYEDIVHHGSIATTYDYPVIVNGRYLASPSPIPKYDNPKMHMNAALQLFGAGREQRIHAIPPYTPVKSLDFDDHPFEVQRWEHACALCGSTESFLDEMIVDDAGKRMFVCSDSDYCHDRREQQGEQPNEGESA; translated from the coding sequence ATGAACGCGCCCGACACGACGATGCAAACCGCCGCGCACGACAGCGCCGCCGAAGGCTACAACTTCGCGTATCTCGACGAACAGACCAAGCGCATGATCCGCCGCGCGCTGTTGAAAGCCGTGGCCGTGCCTGGCTATCAGGTGCCGTTCGCGTCGCGCGAAATGCCGTTGCCGTATGGCTGGGGCACGGGCGGCATTCAGGTGACGGCGTCGATCATCGGGCGCGACGACACGCTGAAGGTGATCGACCAGGGCTCCGATGAAACGACCAACGCGGTGAACATTCGCCGCTTCTTCGCGCGCACCACGGGCGTCAACACCACCCGCAAGACCAGCGAAGCGACCATCGTGCAAACGCGTCACCGGATTCCCGAAACGCCGCTCACGGAGAAGCAGATTCTCGTCTATCAGGTGCCGATGCCCGAGCCGCTCCATCGGCTCGAGCCGCGCACGGCCGAATGCAAGAAGCTGCACGCGCTCGCGGATTACGGGTTGATCAGCGTGAAGCTGTACGAGGACATCGTGCATCACGGCAGCATCGCGACGACGTACGACTACCCGGTGATCGTCAACGGGCGCTATCTCGCGTCGCCGTCGCCGATCCCGAAGTACGACAACCCGAAGATGCACATGAACGCCGCACTGCAACTGTTCGGCGCAGGACGAGAACAGCGCATCCACGCGATTCCGCCGTACACCCCCGTAAAAAGCCTCGATTTCGACGACCATCCGTTCGAAGTGCAGCGCTGGGAGCATGCATGCGCGCTGTGTGGATCGACGGAAAGCTTCCTCGACGAAATGATCGTCGACGATGCGGGCAAGCGCATGTTCGTCTGCTCGGACAGCGACTATTGCCACGATCGGCGCGAGCAGCAAGGCGAACAACCGAACGAAGGAGAAAGCGCATGA
- a CDS encoding DUF1045 domain-containing protein, translating to MSAPVQHAWSAQARFAIYYAPARASGWWDAGSIWLARDAESDTSLDPYDAPALSQPLAQLTNSPRRYGWHGTLVAPFHLAEHVSVADLLEVSESWAQTQMPFALSVEAATLGDFVALRPATPSGDEQMRALAADALRTFTPLRVVPSKADIARRMEAPLTERQRELLVEWGYPYVLDEFRFHMTVSNSLDNAADRAAIVDWWHREAQRLGPLKIDGASIFVEPAPGEPFMLWQRLAFTAKEGQENA from the coding sequence ATGAGCGCGCCTGTTCAGCATGCGTGGAGCGCGCAGGCGCGCTTCGCGATCTACTACGCGCCTGCGCGTGCGTCGGGCTGGTGGGATGCCGGCTCGATATGGCTCGCACGCGATGCCGAGAGCGATACATCACTCGATCCGTATGACGCGCCTGCGCTGTCGCAACCGCTCGCGCAACTGACGAACTCGCCGCGCCGTTATGGCTGGCACGGCACCCTGGTCGCGCCGTTTCATCTCGCGGAGCATGTGAGCGTCGCCGATCTGCTCGAAGTATCGGAAAGCTGGGCGCAAACGCAGATGCCCTTTGCATTGTCCGTCGAAGCGGCGACGCTGGGCGACTTCGTTGCGTTGCGTCCCGCCACGCCATCCGGCGACGAACAGATGCGCGCGCTCGCCGCCGATGCCTTGCGCACCTTCACGCCGCTGCGGGTCGTGCCATCCAAAGCGGATATTGCGAGGCGCATGGAAGCGCCGCTCACGGAACGTCAACGCGAATTGCTCGTCGAATGGGGATATCCGTATGTGCTCGATGAGTTTCGTTTTCATATGACGGTGTCCAATTCGCTCGACAACGCCGCCGATCGCGCCGCGATAGTCGATTGGTGGCATCGCGAGGCGCAGCGTCTCGGGCCGTTGAAAATCGACGGCGCATCGATCTTCGTCGAGCCTGCGCCAGGCGAGCCGTTCATGTTGTGGCAACGGCTCGCGTTCACGGCGAAAGAAGGACAGGAGAACGCATGA
- the phnH gene encoding phosphonate C-P lyase system protein PhnH, giving the protein MNTSAQSPQIALSTLTPGFADPVHDTQSVFRALLDALSRPGKIGTIDNVLPASRSDARNTLPHARADLAAFAALLALCDYSTPVWLAQPDAVLGSALRFHTGAPLVDEPQDAAFAYVHDASTLPPLSCFALGEPETPEQSVTLIVRVDSLTQGSPVVLRGPGIEHTQTIAPTGLPERFWRERAELAPLFPCGIDCYLVCGDTLIGLPRTTHVELN; this is encoded by the coding sequence ATGAACACTTCCGCTCAATCCCCGCAGATCGCGCTGTCGACGCTGACGCCGGGCTTCGCCGATCCCGTGCATGACACGCAATCCGTGTTTCGCGCGCTGCTCGATGCGCTGTCGCGTCCGGGCAAGATCGGCACGATCGACAATGTGCTGCCCGCATCCCGCAGCGACGCGCGCAACACGCTGCCGCACGCGCGCGCCGATCTCGCCGCTTTCGCCGCACTGCTCGCGCTGTGCGACTACTCGACACCCGTCTGGCTCGCACAACCCGATGCCGTACTCGGTTCGGCATTGCGTTTTCACACCGGCGCGCCGCTCGTCGACGAACCGCAGGACGCCGCGTTCGCCTATGTGCATGACGCGAGCACGTTGCCGCCGCTGTCGTGCTTTGCGCTCGGCGAGCCGGAAACGCCGGAGCAATCGGTGACGCTGATCGTGCGCGTCGATTCGTTGACGCAAGGCTCGCCCGTCGTATTGCGCGGCCCCGGCATCGAACACACGCAGACGATCGCGCCCACCGGCCTGCCCGAGCGCTTCTGGCGCGAGCGCGCGGAACTCGCGCCGCTGTTTCCGTGCGGTATCGACTGTTATCTCGTCTGCGGCGACACGCTGATCGGCCTGCCGCGCACAACTCACGTGGAGCTGAACTAA
- a CDS encoding alpha-D-ribose 1-methylphosphonate 5-triphosphate diphosphatase — MLIKNARVVTRDEVFTGVVRVEDGVIRDVARGTTSAAGAQDWEGDYLLPGLIELHTDNLEKHLLPRPGVEWNTDAAFVIHDAQVAAAGITTVFDALAIGSRSNVGLRRADTQTRCAEALQRFSERKLLRAEHFLHLRCEIATADVVELFDTLKDHPLLRLASVMDHTPGQRQWHDREQWRRFQERHGKMTDEHMAATLVELEDEQQRFADEHRRQIVERCKALGVPVASHDDTLVEHVQQAAEEGIVLAEFPTTRIAAEAAHRHGIATIMGAPNIVRGGSHSGNVSALELAKANLLDILSSDYVPSSLLTAAFELVEKAGWSLPRAMATVSAEPARTAGLHDRGAIETGLRADFVRVTMLDALPVPRATYRGGERIV; from the coding sequence ATGCTGATCAAGAACGCCCGCGTCGTCACGCGGGACGAAGTATTCACAGGCGTCGTGCGCGTCGAGGACGGCGTGATTCGCGACGTCGCGCGCGGCACGACGTCGGCGGCCGGCGCGCAGGACTGGGAGGGCGACTATCTGCTGCCGGGCCTCATCGAACTGCACACGGACAATCTGGAGAAGCATCTGTTGCCGCGGCCGGGCGTCGAATGGAATACGGATGCCGCGTTCGTGATTCACGACGCACAGGTTGCCGCCGCCGGGATCACGACCGTGTTCGATGCGCTCGCGATCGGCTCGCGCTCGAACGTCGGCTTGCGCCGCGCCGACACGCAAACACGCTGCGCCGAAGCGCTGCAGCGCTTCTCCGAGCGCAAGCTGCTGCGCGCCGAGCACTTCCTGCATCTGCGCTGCGAAATCGCGACAGCCGATGTGGTCGAACTGTTCGATACGCTCAAGGACCACCCGCTGCTGCGTCTCGCGTCGGTGATGGATCACACGCCGGGCCAACGCCAGTGGCACGACCGCGAGCAATGGCGCCGCTTCCAGGAGCGCCACGGCAAGATGACGGACGAACACATGGCTGCAACGCTCGTCGAACTAGAAGACGAACAGCAGCGCTTCGCGGACGAGCACCGCCGCCAGATCGTCGAGCGCTGCAAGGCGCTCGGCGTGCCCGTCGCGAGCCACGACGACACGCTCGTCGAGCACGTGCAGCAGGCCGCCGAAGAAGGCATCGTGCTCGCCGAATTCCCGACCACCCGCATCGCCGCCGAAGCCGCGCACCGTCACGGCATCGCGACGATCATGGGCGCGCCGAACATCGTGCGCGGCGGCTCGCACTCGGGCAACGTGTCGGCGCTGGAACTGGCCAAAGCGAATCTGCTCGACATCCTGTCGTCCGATTACGTGCCGTCCAGCCTGCTGACGGCCGCGTTCGAACTCGTCGAGAAAGCCGGCTGGAGCTTGCCTCGCGCGATGGCGACCGTGTCGGCGGAACCGGCCCGCACGGCGGGGCTGCACGACCGCGGCGCGATCGAGACCGGGCTGCGCGCCGACTTCGTGCGCGTCACGATGCTCGACGCATTGCCGGTGCCGCGCGCGACCTATCGCGGCGGCGAGCGGATCGTTTGA
- the phnL gene encoding phosphonate C-P lyase system protein PhnL, which translates to MTTSIETSFIDNDALMLRAVGIGKTFTLHGQGGVQIDALAGVSLDVERGECVVLVGPSGAGKSTFLRCLYGNYLASAGTIAIRDDSQQAKHLSITGAEPRDVLHLRRGVVGYVSQFLRVIPRVSTLDLVAEPLVSRGVDEDEAHARAAALLARLNVHERLWPLAPATFSGGEQQRVNIARGLIAGHPVLLLDEPTASLDAENRDIVADLIVEARELGAAIVGIFHDEDTRAKVATRRLELTPPLRHATALH; encoded by the coding sequence ATGACAACGTCAATCGAAACATCGTTCATCGACAACGACGCGCTGATGTTGCGCGCCGTCGGTATCGGCAAGACCTTCACGCTGCACGGCCAGGGCGGCGTGCAGATCGACGCGCTCGCGGGCGTGTCGCTCGACGTCGAACGCGGCGAGTGCGTCGTGCTGGTCGGGCCGTCGGGCGCGGGCAAGAGCACGTTTTTGCGCTGCCTGTACGGCAACTATCTGGCGAGCGCGGGCACGATCGCGATTCGCGACGACTCGCAGCAAGCGAAACATCTGTCGATCACGGGCGCCGAGCCGCGCGACGTGCTGCATTTGCGGCGCGGCGTGGTCGGTTACGTGAGCCAGTTTCTGCGCGTGATCCCGCGCGTCAGCACGCTCGATCTCGTCGCCGAGCCTCTGGTCTCGCGCGGCGTCGATGAAGACGAAGCGCATGCGCGGGCCGCCGCGTTGCTCGCGCGGCTCAACGTACACGAGCGCTTGTGGCCGCTCGCGCCCGCGACGTTCTCGGGTGGCGAGCAGCAGCGCGTGAACATCGCGCGCGGTCTGATTGCCGGGCATCCCGTGTTGCTGCTGGATGAGCCAACCGCTTCGCTCGATGCGGAGAACCGCGACATCGTCGCTGATCTGATCGTCGAGGCGCGCGAGCTCGGCGCGGCAATCGTCGGCATCTTTCACGATGAAGACACGCGCGCGAAAGTCGCCACACGCAGGCTGGAATTGACGCCACCGCTGCGTCACGCAACGGCATTACACTGA
- the phnK gene encoding phosphonate C-P lyase system protein PhnK: MTPLLSARALTKQYGGRNGCRNVSFDLYPGEVLCIVGESGSGKTTLLNTLALRTAADSGALHYASAHGETLDLLALSEPRKRLLMRTEWGFVQQNPRDGLRNAVSAGANIGEPLMAVGARHYGKIRDTATQWMSRVELDASRIDELPSAFSGGMQQRLQIARNLVTGPRLVFMDEPTAGLDVSVQARLLDLLRTLTSTLHLSVLIVTHDIGVARLLAHRLMVMQGGEVVEAGLTDQVLDDPQHPYTQTLVSSVLPV; this comes from the coding sequence ATGACGCCGCTTCTGAGCGCCCGCGCGCTCACCAAACAGTACGGCGGCCGCAACGGTTGCCGCAACGTCAGCTTCGATCTGTATCCGGGCGAAGTGCTGTGCATCGTTGGCGAATCGGGTTCGGGCAAAACGACGCTGCTGAACACGCTCGCGCTGCGCACTGCCGCAGACAGCGGCGCGTTGCACTACGCAAGCGCGCACGGCGAAACGCTCGATCTGCTCGCGTTGTCCGAGCCGCGCAAACGTCTTTTGATGCGCACCGAGTGGGGTTTCGTGCAGCAGAATCCGCGCGACGGATTGCGCAACGCCGTGTCTGCGGGCGCGAATATCGGCGAGCCGTTGATGGCAGTCGGCGCGCGCCACTACGGCAAGATTCGCGACACGGCCACGCAATGGATGTCGCGCGTCGAACTCGATGCGTCGCGTATCGACGAATTGCCTTCCGCGTTTTCGGGCGGCATGCAACAGCGTCTGCAGATCGCGCGCAATCTCGTCACGGGGCCGCGTCTCGTGTTCATGGACGAACCCACGGCGGGTCTCGATGTATCCGTGCAGGCGCGTCTGCTCGATCTGCTGCGCACGTTGACGTCGACGTTGCATCTGTCGGTGCTGATCGTCACGCACGATATCGGCGTCGCGCGTCTGCTCGCGCACCGGCTGATGGTGATGCAAGGCGGCGAAGTCGTCGAAGCGGGTCTCACCGATCAGGTGCTCGACGACCCGCAGCACCCGTACACGCAGACGCTGGTTTCCTCCGTTCTTCCCGTTTGA
- the phnG gene encoding phosphonate C-P lyase system protein PhnG, translating to MSAAASPPLADSPTSANPVRRAWMAVMARSARADLEAALSRAMEGLPLPAFDWLRPPEIGLAMVRGRIGGTGDAFNLGEATVTRATLRLRDESDEGTTVGVACHLGRDRRRAELAAIADALLQTPQHHARLQAQLIAPLASQLAAKHAQRQQDAASTRVEFFTMVRGD from the coding sequence ATGAGTGCCGCCGCCTCCCCTCCTTTAGCCGATTCCCCGACTTCCGCCAACCCTGTCCGCCGCGCGTGGATGGCCGTCATGGCCCGCTCCGCGCGCGCCGATCTCGAAGCCGCGCTGAGCCGCGCGATGGAAGGCCTGCCGCTTCCCGCATTCGACTGGCTGCGTCCACCTGAGATCGGGCTGGCGATGGTGCGCGGGCGCATCGGCGGCACGGGCGACGCGTTCAATCTGGGCGAAGCGACGGTGACGCGCGCGACGCTGCGTTTGCGCGACGAATCGGATGAAGGCACTACCGTTGGCGTCGCTTGTCATCTGGGCCGCGACCGCCGCCGCGCCGAACTGGCTGCTATTGCGGACGCGCTGCTGCAAACGCCGCAGCATCACGCACGGTTGCAGGCGCAACTGATCGCGCCACTCGCTTCGCAACTCGCTGCGAAACACGCGCAACGCCAACAGGACGCCGCATCGACGCGCGTCGAATTCTTCACGATGGTCCGAGGCGACTGA
- the phnF gene encoding phosphonate metabolism transcriptional regulator PhnF, whose protein sequence is MTSNDDAAPGTMLERGAGVAVWRQIEQILAKEIAASGFGDDGRLPSEGELAKRFDVNRHTIRRAMLGLAAQGLVSVEQGRGTFVQPGAIDYTIGRRTRFTENLRQQHHSPADAMLLSAARVKADPTVAKALGLRAGAFVYRIESVHAADGVPLTYSRSFYPAARFVDLPDVLERKGGMTKAMAEYGVTDYLRKWSRIGSVLPEPEVARRLGINRQQPVLWVENVDVDTEGTPIKYGFTHFAADRVQLMVEHDV, encoded by the coding sequence ATGACATCGAACGACGACGCGGCGCCGGGTACGATGCTAGAGCGGGGAGCGGGCGTCGCCGTGTGGCGGCAGATCGAGCAGATACTCGCGAAAGAGATTGCCGCAAGCGGCTTCGGCGACGACGGACGTCTGCCGAGCGAAGGCGAACTGGCGAAGCGCTTCGACGTGAACCGCCATACCATCCGCCGCGCGATGCTGGGTCTCGCGGCCCAGGGGCTCGTCAGCGTCGAGCAAGGGCGCGGCACGTTCGTACAGCCAGGCGCGATCGATTACACCATCGGGCGTCGCACGCGCTTTACGGAAAACTTGCGTCAGCAACATCATTCGCCGGCGGATGCGATGTTGCTATCGGCGGCGCGCGTGAAAGCGGATCCGACTGTCGCGAAGGCGTTGGGTCTGCGAGCGGGGGCATTCGTCTACCGCATCGAGTCGGTGCATGCAGCGGACGGCGTGCCTCTCACATACTCGCGCAGCTTCTATCCGGCTGCACGGTTCGTCGATCTGCCCGACGTGCTCGAACGCAAAGGTGGTATGACCAAGGCGATGGCCGAGTACGGCGTGACCGACTATCTGCGCAAGTGGAGCCGTATCGGCAGCGTGCTGCCGGAGCCGGAAGTCGCGCGGCGTCTTGGCATCAACCGGCAACAACCGGTGTTGTGGGTCGAGAACGTAGATGTCGATACGGAAGGCACGCCCATCAAATACGGCTTCACGCATTTCGCCGCCGACCGCGTGCAACTGATGGTGGAGCACGACGTATGA